In a single window of the Jaculus jaculus isolate mJacJac1 chromosome 9, mJacJac1.mat.Y.cur, whole genome shotgun sequence genome:
- the Cluh gene encoding clustered mitochondria protein homolog isoform X3 gives MLLNGDCSDSLKKEEGTTDPPRENGLDEGEPGDETTGQEVIVIQDTGFSVKILAPGIEPFSLQVSPQEMVQEIHQVLMDREDTCHRTCFSLHLDGNMLDHFSELRSVEGLQEGSVLRVVEEPYTVREARIHVRHVRDLLKSLDPSDAFNGVDCNSLSFLSVFTDGDLGDSGKRKKGLEMDPIDCTPPEYILPGSRDRPLCPLQPQNRDWKPLQCLKVLTMSGWNPPPGNRKMHGDLMYLFVITAEDRQVSITASTRGFYLNQSTAYHFNPKPASPRFLSHSLVELLNQISPTFKKNFAVLQKKRVQRHPFERIATPFQVYSWTAPQAEHAMDCVRAEDAYTSRLGYEEHIPGQTRDWNEELQTTRELPRKNLPERLLRERAIFKVHSDFTAAATRGAMAVIDGNVMAINPSEETKMQMFIWNNIFFSLGFDVRDHYKDFGGDVAAYVAPTNDLNGVRTYNAVDVEGLYTLGTVVVDYRGYRVTAQSIIPGILERDQEQSVIYGSIDFGKTVVSHPRYLELLERTSRPLKILRHHVLNDRNEEVELCSSVECKGIIGNDGRHYILDLLRTFPPDLNFLPVPGEELPEECTRAGFPRAHRHKLCCLRQELVDAFVEHRYLLFMKLAALQLMQQKASQVESLTSMENGGLPSSEAKSEDPLGSETGSEEEGSSASGLAKVKELAETIASDDGTADPRSREVIRNACKAVGSISSTAFDIRFNPDIFSPGVRFPESCQDEVRDQKQLLKDAAAFLLSCQIPGLVKDCTEHAVLPMDGATLADVMRQRGINMRYLGKVLDLVLRSPARDQLDHIYKIGIGELITRSAKHIFKTYLQGVELSGLSAAISHFLNCFLSSYPNPVAHLPADELLSKKRNKRRKNRPLGAADNTAWAVMTPQELWKNICQEAKNYFDFSLECDSVDQAVETYGLQKITLLREISLKTGIQILLKEYSFDSRHKPAFTEEDVLNIFPVVKHVNPKASDAFHFFQSGQAKVQQGFLKEGCELINEALNLFNNVYGAMHVEICACLRLLARLHYIMGDYAEALSNQQKAVLMSERVMGIEHPNTIQEYMHLALYCFASSQLSTALSLLYRARYLMLLVFGEDHPEMALLDNNIGLVLHGVMEYDLSLRFLENALAVSTKYHGPKALKVALSHHLVARVYESKAEFRSALQHEKEGYTIYKTQLGEDHEKTKESSEYLKCLTQQAVALQRTMNEIYRNGSSANIPPLKFTAPSMASVLEQLNVINGILFIPLSQKDLENLKAEVARRHQLQEASKNRDKNEEPMATEPEPAGPPEDMGSQPQAAKEDPSSPSLQG, from the exons ATGTTGTTGAATGGGGACTGCTCAGATAGTTTGAAGAAGGAAGAGGGGACAACTGACCCACCCAGAGAAAATGGACTGGATGAGGGTGAACCTGGAGATGAGACAACTGGACAGGAAGTCATTGTCATTCAAGATACAGGATTTTCTGTGAAGATCCTGGCCCCTGGCATCGAGCCATTTTCCTTGCAG GTATCTCCCCAAGAAATGGTGCAGGAGATCCACCAGGTGCTTATGGACCGTGAAGACACGTGTCACCGTACCTGCTTCTCACTGCATCTCGATGGCAACATGCTGGACCACTTCTCAGAGCTACGCAGTGTTGAGGGGCTGCAAGAGGGCTCGGTGCTCCGTGTGGTGGAAG AGCCATACACAGTGCGTGAAGCCCGCATCCATGTGCGCCACGTCCGAGACCTGCTCAAGAGTCTGGATCCATCTGATGCCTTTAATGGGGTTGATTGCAACTCCCTGTCATTCCTGAGTGTCTTCACAGACGGTGACTTAGGAG ACAGCGGGAAGCGGAAGAAGGGTTTGGAGATGGACCCCATCGACTGCACACCACCTGAGTACATTCTGCCGGGGAGCCGTGACCGGCCACTCTGTCCCTTGCAGCCTCAGAACCGTGATTGGAAG CCTCTGCAGTGTTTGAAAGTGCTCACCATGAGTGGCTGGAATCCGCCTCCTGGCAACCGCAAGATGCATGGGGACCTCATGTACCTGTTTGTGATCACTGCTGAGGACCGGCAAGTTAGCATTACTGCATCCACACGAGGCTTCTACCTAAACCA GTCCACAGCCTACCACTTCAACCCCAAGCCTGCCAGCCCCCGTTTCCTCAGTCATTCCCTCGTGGAGCTGCTCAACCAGATCAGCCCGACCTTCAAAAAAAACTTCGCTGTGCTGCAGAAGAAAAG GGTCCAGCGTCACCCGTTCGAGAGGATCGCCACCCCATTCCAGGTATACAGCTGGACAGCACCCCAAGCAGAACATGCCATGGACTGTGTGCGCGCTGAAGACGCCTATACCTCGAGGCTGGGTTATGAGGAGCACATTCCTGGACAG ACCCGGGACTGGAACGAGGAGCTGCAAACAACACGGGAGTTGCCCCGCAAGAACCTGCCTGAGCGGCTGCTTCGAGAAAGAGCCATATTCAAG GTGCATAGCGACTTCACAGCAGCAGCCACAAGGGGTGCCATGGCGGTCATTGATGGCAATGTGATGGCCATCAACCCCAGCGAGGAGACCAAGATGCAGATGTTCATCTGGAACAACATCTTCTTCAGCCTGGGCTTTGATGTCCGTGACCACTACAAGGACTTTGGTGGAGATGTGGCAGCCTATGTGGCACCTACCAATGACCTGAATGGTGTGCGCACATACAACGCAGTGGATGTCGAGGGGCTGTACACACTGGGCACAGTCGTAGTGGACTACCGGGGCTACCGCGTTACAGCTCAGTCCATTATCCCTGGCATCTTGGAGCGGGACCAGGAGCAGAGTGTCATCTATGGCTCCATTGACTTTGGCAAGACGGTGGTGTCACACCCTCGGTACTTGGAGTTACTGGAGCGCACCAGCCGGCCGCTCAAGATCCTCCGGCATCATGTGCTCAATGACCGCAATGAGGAAGTGGAGCTCTGCTCCTCCGTGGAGTGCAAGGGCATCATTGGCAATGATGGGCGCCACTATATCCTTGACTTGCTGCGCACCTTCCCACCTGACCTTAACTTCCTGCCTGTGCCTGGCGAGGAGCTGCCTGAGGAGTGCACCCGTGCTGGTTTCCCCCGAGCCCACCGCCACAAGTTGTGCTGTTTGCGGCAGGAACTAGTGGATGCCTTTGTGGAGCACAG GTACCTCCTCTTCATGAAGCTGGCTGCCCTGCAGCTCATGCAGCAGAAGGCCAGCCAAGTGGAGAGCCTCACCTCTATGGAGAATGGTGGTCTTCCTTCCTCAGAGGCCAAGTCGGAAGACCCTCTAGGGTCTGAGACAGGAAGCGAGGAGGAGGGCAGCAGTGCTAGTGGCCTGGCCAAGGTGAAGGAGCTGGCAGAAACCATCGCCTCAGATGACGGCACAG CAGACCCTCGGAGTCGGGAGGTAATCCGCAATGCCTGTAAGGCCGTCGGCTCCATCAGTAGCACAGCTTTTGACATTCGCTTCAACCCTGACATCTTCTCCCCAG GGGTTCGTTTCCCTGAATCCTGCCAGGATGAAGTTCGGGACCAGAAGCAGTTGTTGAAAGATGCGGCTGCCTTCTTGCTTTCCTGCCAGATCCCTGGCTTG GTGAAGGACTGCACAGAACATGCTGTGCTGCCCATGGATGGGGCCACTCTAGCTGATGTGATGCGCCAACGTGGCATCAACATGCGCTACCTGGGCAAGGTTCTGGACCTGGTGCTGCGGAGCCCAGCCCGTGACCAGCTGGACCACATCTAT AAAATTGGCATTGGAGAGCTCATCACACGTTCTGCCAAGCATATCTTCAAGACATATTTACAG GGGGTGGAACTCTCAGGCCTCTCAGCTGCCATCAGCCATTTCCTGAACTGTTTCTTGAGCTCCTACCCCAACCCTGTGGCCCACCTGCCAGCTGACGAGCTGCTctctaagaaaagaaataagaggaggaaaaaccgGCCCCTGGGGGCTGCAGACAACACTGCCTGGGCTGTTATGACTCCCCAGGAGCTCTGGAAGAACATTTGTCAGGAGGCCAAGAACTACTTTGACTTCAGCCTCGAGTG TGATTCTGTGGACCAGGCTGTGGAGACCTATGGGCTGCAGAAAATAACACTGCTACGTGAAATCTCCTTGAAAACTGGGATTCAG ATCTTACTGAAGGAGTATAGCTTTGACAGCCGCCACAAGCCAGCCTTCACCGAGGAGGACGTGCTCAACATCTTCCCTGTGGTCAAGCATGTCAACCCCAAGGCCTCGGATGCCTTCCACTTCTTCCAGAGTGGGCAGGCCAAAGTACAGCAGG GCTTCTTGAAGGAAGGCTGTGAGCTCATCAACGAGGCCCTGAACTTGTTCAATAATGTTTATGGagccatgcatgtggagatctgTGCCTGCCTACGCCTGCTGGCTCGCCTCCACTACATCATGGGTGATTATGCTGAG GCCCTGAGCAACCAACAGAAGGCCGTGTTAATGAGTGAACGAGTGATGGGCATTGAGCACCCCAACACCATCCAAGAATAT ATGCACCTGGCTCTGTACTGCTTCGCCAGCAGCCAGCTGTCCACTGCCCTGAGCCTGCTGTACCGTGCCCGCTACCTCATGCTGCTCGTGTTCGGGGAGGACCACCCTGAAATGGCATTATTAgat AACAACATTGGGCTGGTGCTGCACGGTGTGATGGAGTATGACCTGTCACTGCGCTTCCTAGAAAATGCACTTGCTGTTAGCACCAAGTATCATGGGCCTAAGGCCCTCAAGGTAGCTCTCAG TCACCACCTTGTTGCCCGGGTCTATGAGAGCAAAGCTGAGTTCCGGTCAGCCCTACAGCACGAGAAGGAAGGTTACACCATCTACAAAACTCAG TTGGGTGAAGACCATGAGAAGACCAAGGAGAGCTCAGAGTACCTCAAGTGCCTGACCCAGCAGGCCGTGGCCCTGCAGCGCACCATGAATGAAATCTACCGCAATGGCTCCAGTGCCAACATCCCACCCCTCAAG TTCACAGCCCCCAGCATGGCCAGTGTCCTGGAGCAGCTCAATGTCATCAACGGCATCCTCTTCATTCCTCTCAG CCAAAAAGACTTGGAGAACCTGAAGGCCGAGGTGGCACGCAGACACCAGCTCCAAGAAGCCAGCAAAAACAGGGATAAGAACGAGGAGCCCATGGCCACTGAGCCTGAGCCAGCAGGGCCCCCAGAGGACATGGGCTCTCAGCCCCAAGCTGCCAAGGAGGACCCTTCTTCCCCAAGTTTGCAGGGATAG